The Arachis hypogaea cultivar Tifrunner chromosome 14, arahy.Tifrunner.gnm2.J5K5, whole genome shotgun sequence DNA window ATCACAAATGAGCAGTGGTCCAAACATATAAAGGttgtttgaaaattatttaatatgagaaaaaaaaattatttttttaaaaaaaaattatttttattttaaatttaattttatgacttaaaatgactataatatattaataaaatagaatttaaatttaaaaagtgagtaagtaaatttaaaaataaaatcttttttagtctgatttataaataagaaaatgaaaattaaaatttttaaaagaatttaaatcatttatttttaattgtttcaaaataaaaaaaaaatgaacactTAAGTAAATTTCAATTTCTTTCATTCCAAACAAACTCATAATAAgcaacctctttttttttttccccaaAGGTATATAATAATAAGCAACCTTACTAACATGGGATTAGTGAAAGTGGCTGAACATCCCAAGTTGAAGCATATACTAAAATAGTACTTGGTGAGTGGGGGAGTTATGTATATTAAACATTTAtagtattatattatatatatattaatataaaacgAATTTTAAGAAAATGAAGAGGGAGGAGAGGGAAGAATATTCTAGATGCATGTTCGCTCCAATCTACGCATTGCTTGACACGGTATATGTAGGCCATCCTTGCCTCCTTAACCACCACTACTAGCTTTTAAAATGATGTATCCATTAGTCTTGTGGATGAGAACAAGAAAAAAGGTTCTTAATCCAATATCATCAACTAAGGatatattcatataaaaatatcaCGATAATTAAAAATtgtcaaatattttaatatatttcactagattatttaatataatacatATAATCTTAACCaatatttttacttaaaaaatatctttatgtaAATAACCACCTACTTAAATACTATACTTGAATACTTGAGGCTATAGATTTTACACACCCCGCACTAAAGTATTGCAATTTCATGAAATGGCAATATATGAGATGAACTTAGCTTTTAGGGAGATTGGAGAAGGAACATTTGTCAAGAGTTCATGCTTACAAACGATGCTGTTAGTATCTCTTATTGTTTGGGAAAGTGTGGGGACATTCATGTGCGCAAATGACCACGAAAAACGGTCCCTCTAGTCTGACTAATTACTACAGTACTTTATACGATGAATTAAAGAAGACAAAGACCACCGTTGTTTCTGCCATAAATTCTTGTATACTGAAACACATTGAGCACAACCACTAGTTTTAATTTATAACATTTAAACgtcataataaaaaatagaagacagaACAAATTTTATGCGGTGGAGGGTAGAGTCAGTCCAATCCTCTAGTGTCTAGTCTATCCTTTCCTATTCCATTGCTAAGTTGACGTTTCATGTTAGCACTGCTCGACGAGGGTGCCAAACCAACAAATAGAAgggaacaaataataataataatattaaaagagCCAAGAGTTGAGTAACTTATGTGAGACAACATTAGAGAAGCtaaatcaataatatcaatgtGCCCTTCTTTGTGTGTATTATAAAAGTAAACACTGGCGTGCAATTGGCTCGAATAAAATTGATAGatgaaatttattaaattatttaacatgttTAATTAAACTATCTAATAACCTTTAAGTTTTAACTATCATCTTTACATGAACAtctaataacttttaaattttaactatcatctttacatgaaaaacatgaaaactaCTACGTGAAGACGACTACATGAATTTCCACAGTAATATATTTAAATCTCGTGctaaaaatgaaaattgaaaaacaacATAAGGAAGCCAGAGTAAATTTGGTAAAAAGATGTTATTAAATATAAGGATAAACTTCATATTTCGTCTTAGACATCCTCCCTCCCAAACTTTACAGTTGGAAAACATCCACACACCATGACACCAATGTGATCCTGATGGAATTCTAATACCCAAATAGCATAAAGGACTTTACAGACGGATGACATCCACAATAATCTAAACATGGGTTTATAACTACTACGTTTGGGAAGGATAAGGATGGTAATTcacaaaattaattaacttatAATCACGAACCAGCAGTGTAACAGCCATGTTTTGCTGAGACATGCAAGTATGCAATACCACACTGTACAATAATATTTTAGAGCCAGAACAATATCCACACACTAGTAACTCCCGCAAGACCTTATTTATCCTTAGTAACACACCATCTATGGTATTTCCGTGTCTGTGCCCTGGAGAAAACTCCAAAGTCAACGATAGGATGTAGACATAGCGAGCCTGAAACATAGTCCATTTGAGTGTTCCTTCAATGTAAATGAGCAGAGAGGTAGTCCAAAACTGATCCAGGATCATTTTCGCAAGCTCCTACTTGTATTTGGTGGACAGCTAGCGAGAGATTGTATAATAGGGgctgctaaggacacacaaaatCCTGGATTCATATTTACACCTAAACTATTTAAGATATTGGAATATAAACCCAGACAATGCCCATTACTCAGTCAACTTGCCAGGCTATTCAAATCTATCCACAATTCTTCAAACATCTACAATTTGTAATAGGGAGACCAAGGAATTCTGATGCcaataatctctctctctctctctctctgaacgGATCCCATCTTCAATCTATGTCcgaatattttaattgtaaagaATTTTTTACCACACAAACTCAGTTACCTAGAAGAATCTGTCAACCAAAAAGAGACAGAATCCAGCAGCTAGCAAATAGATGCTCCCAAATTGCAAGTCAGCAAGCTTACCACTGCACAGGAAAATAATCAACCTTCACATGGGTAAATACAGAAAACAGAAATGGGCACTGAAAATCATTAAATTTCCATATACAGTTAGAAAACAACATAATGCCATCAACCAGTTCACTATGGTTACCTCTCTCTTGTATGAACTTTGCTAATGCAGAAAACAGAATTTATGAGTTGAAATGTACGTTTGCTTGGGCTGGTgtgtttcttatctttatctgGGTTTTTACTCTTTCTAGAAAAATCTACTAGGCCCTTAAATCTCAGTGGCTTAACATTATAGCTGGTGCAGTTTTTCGGGCTTTTCCCACTTCTGCTTCTTGACTTCTATTATATAGACTTGTCATTTATGCATTAGATTTATGATAATTATTCACATTTTAGAATACAACTTAACTATTAAAGAtgaatgtgtttaattgtgaGCAAATAAAAGTTTTGCATAATATCTTCACAAATTCTTTCATATAAGATTGACAATTATGAGGCCTCTGTTAAAAGCAAAATCTAACCACTCCTTGCAGTGCAGACTAAAATTTCATAAAGCTAATGCTAATTTAATAACTATATTATGGGGGGGAAATCTGCTtgattgtttaaaaaattaaattaatcaaaatctAAAAAACAAATGGTATGAGATGCACAGCAATATGGATGGATTTTTATCCTAATATATGACAATTCCacactaaaattttaaaagaatcatGGAAAAAAATGTCAGATAAGTCCTAATACCAGTTCAGCAAAAAACATGTTTCTAAGCTATGTAATTACAGGCCTGATCAAGAGATTGTCTCACCAATCTAAATACACTAGGTCCCAGAACTTGCTTTCTGAACCCAAACCTGCTTCTGCAATTCATAGGAGATACTGACATTTTATTGaaccagaaaaaaaatatagtgtACAATCATGCAGAAATCAAATTTAGGTACCTCGTGGGAACCATGTGAGCCACTAGTTCTTCTATGATGCTTTCCCTCATTTGCAACAGAATAGCCATCAACATCCTTCAGATGTGTTGGTCCCCGGCGACCAAAATGTTTACCAAAGCCTGAAAAGCACACAAGCattgaaaattaaacaaaaaccaATCTAAATTTACACAGAGATAAAGATCCTATATTCCAAAGCCAAAAAACCAACCATTTTCTGAGGAATGACTGCCACGACCACTTGCGATCGATTTTACATCCCCACCTCTTACATGTGCTGTCACATGTTTTGACTCTGCATGACCTGTTTCAGATACATATAAAAATTACCAAATGAGAACAACACATAGGGGCTGCACCAGATTTCCAGACAACAGTACAATGCTGTGCCTTAAACATCAGTAGTATCGTTGATTGAAACTGATTTTCGCTTTTTCACATTTTATACAAGCACTAAGGATTCTTTtttgaacaaataaataaataaaaataataattacataaaaaaaaacttGATAAGACAATATCATTAAGACAGAAGAACAAATTCAAGGAGGATAGAGATCTTCCATACAAGAGACAAAACAAAAGAGCTATCTATAAGGCATAGCTTTCTAATCTCTCTACATGTCTGAGGCAAAGTCCTTTACAAAGATCATGAGCTTTACACCAAATAGATGCCAAATGTACAGTTCTATCTCATAAAACATGCTTTTCAGAAGACCTGTCATTGAAATCATAGTAAACATAATGAAGCATCTACCTTCCAAATGGTCTACTTGTGAGGAAGCAGACAATGATAAAGAATCATCGCCTCCAATGGAACGATTTGTCCATACACCACGATCAGGTCTATCCTTATGCCTAACACGTTTCTCCAGCCTCTCACTTGAATTACGTGAATCATGCATGCCAATCCTATTCTCTGGTGTCCCATTAGAACCCTTTAAAATCAATTGCACATGTACAGGGCGAGGTGGTTGTCTTTCTTTTTGTAGATCAGATGTTGGTATTGTCTGCTCCGATTGAGGCCTGGCTGACTGACTTTGGCGCATTTCCTTGTTTGAGAGTATGCTTCTAATAATCCTTGCACTACCTTCATGCCTCTGATTCTGCTTCAGAGGTGTTGAGCCAACAATTGTTTTGGCTGAAGATGTTACATTATTCTGCTCTATTAAACTATCTAAATCAGACCCCTGCACAATAAGAAACCCATCAAAATATGAAGTGATAGCATGATCATACATGATAAATCCATCAATCACAATAAAAGGAACCAAAGAACAATCCATGCCAGAACTTATAGTGGATTCCTGATTCATCATATTTCATGTCACGAGCAATAAGGCAGCATATTAGAGGAAAATAATCCTCAAAGTCACTTTAGTATGAACCATTATGCCAATAAAATGATAAGCATCATAATATCATCTATAAGTAGTGCTTTCTCTATAGTACATTGACCTTTTTATTATTAACTGACAAGTAATAACTAAGTGCCATCCTTGAATCTTAATAAATTAGTTAATCTCTCTCCTCGTCATTTCATGAGCCACTAAGATTACATTGAAACCAACATTTATCAACAACTCCAATTAGTAAAAGGATGATTTAAGGGTACTATCATCCACGAGAACATTCAAATAGAATGaatcaatcaaattaattaaaatttaggcgATAATTGCAGAAAACCAGATCAAGATGCATCTGATTGATACAAACTAGACATGACCAGTGGCAACTCATTGACATTGACGTCACAACATAAAGAAGCAGAATTTCAAAGTTGCTTCCCATCAGAGTAAGAACAGTAAATAAAACAACTTTCACTCAATTCAGGTCAGGTTTGTCCACACTGCATTTTCTTCCTTGTGCATCAAAATATGCATTCTAGTCAACACATCCTAAGGGTTCTAGACGAATCCTTTTGCAACatgtgcaagcatataaataaaaTGGACTACTCAGATGAAAATAAGAAGCTCACATTAATTATCTCTCTTTCCTTCCCTTTAAGAAGCAGGACCTTCTTCCCGGAACCAGTATTTCCAGCAACTCCTTAAATAAAGGACAAAGTGTTAAGCAAATCCCCATTGAACACAATTAAATTGAAGAAAACAAAGCTAAACTATTAACTCATACAAAAATAGACAGCgactccaataataataatagaatgatgatgatgatgcagaaACAAGAATGCTAGGAGAGCCAGTTAAGAAACAGGGCACAGGGATTATGCTGATATCACAACTTATATTAGAAGAAAAAATCTCAATGCCCTAAATTCATCAAATAAAACAAATGTATACATTCAAAGAGGTTTTCAAACATGGGCCCCAAGCCGTAAATGAGACGTAAAGGAGAAACAAATAACAACTAAATTCCAAACAAAAATATAAACTTACCATTCTCATCCAGTGTTTGGTTTGCATCTGATGAAGCCACAGTTGAAGTTTTACTTGAATGATGCTGATCACCTTGCCTGGGAACCAAAGTGTAAATTGTTTTGTCTTTTCCAATGGAACCTTTCCCTGTGTCTCTTGCAACATACTGTCCGACGTAGAAGTGAAAATCAGACATTGTTAAGCACAAGTTAGAACCAAGATCATTCTCCATATCTGTGTGTGCAAGCAATTACAACTAGAGAATTATCAAATACTGGCATTGCTTTACGATGAACTAAAAATTTGATTTATAGTAAActaatatattaataacaatttAAAGTGACCATTTTTTAATCATATCACTCTAAGTTCCATCTGCAATTTTTCCGGAAAATATATTATTGGGGCCATTCCATTCGGTTAAGATTTTGAGAGAACTGTGTTTTTTCTTCCCAAAAGCAGAAACAGGAGCAAACATTGAAAAAAGATACTTCTATATTTTGATGAAATTATAGAagtacttttttattaaaaaagaaattattatcctttaaattaatagataataaatgatatattttcttaaaaaaaatggtGCATGAAATTTAAGGATCATTTCACTCTCTTCTACTGCTTCTGCTTAAAATATAAGCTGCTCACTACCTATTTCtctaaataagaaaaaatatcattatttCATGCTTCTGCTATTTTCATAAGCCAAACAATACCACAAAAATCAAAAGTATTTATTTCCCTCCCACAGTTTTACAAAAGAATGaggttgaataaaataaaaatatatcacaGCTTGTTTAGAAAAATATTGCATCTAATTGCCAGTACTAATACTTAACTTCTCAGAaccaaaaattgatctttttaccCTAGCAAGGAGACAACTATGCAATCTGACACAATCAGGTAAATGGAAATAAATTATTCATCCCAAGTGCCCAGAGCAAAATATAAGTGGTTACTTAGAATTAGAAATGAAAAACACATTGCTCTCTAATGAACTAGTGAACAAATTAACAATACAAGCAACACACCATTGTGGTGGAAATCCTCTTCTTTCCAGAACCTCGTCTTGACGAGGCAGAACAACTACTCCCATTTGATGATGTGCCAGCTCTTCTACTCACTTTTCCATTAGAAAGTGATCTCTGCACAAACATTCACTCTCACATCTCAACACATGCACAGATGGATACACAAATGCACACATAATGGGACTTCATGAGTTAATCAGATGCAAGAATACCCGAGGTCCCTTGGCAGCTCTTTTCTGACGCACAAAGTCCATCAATGGTGTAATTACAGGATTATCTTTTGCAGCACCTGCTTAGGAACatgaatcaaataaataaaattaaagatatctCAGACCTACCAATTCTGTCAATGAACGATATTATATTGCTTAACTTTCAAACCTAAAATTTATTGCATATTTTCCATATTAATTGCCTAACCTGATCGTTCTGCTTCCCTTTTCTCCAACTGTATCTCAGCACTGGGAAGATTCTCAACAGGCTTGGCAAGAAGTTCAAGAAACTCCAGATACTCAGAATCTAGATGTTAACCATGCAAATACTAATATTTATCAAAAGGAAAAGATTCAATACATATAAGTCCATTTGACTAACATATACCCTGAAAGATACGTCAAGTCTCTGTCTAAGTGGTACCTTTGTATATGGACCCATCGCGGCCATCCTTTTTAGACCACTGTCTAGGAACACGTTGTGAAGGAGCATATTCAACCATGACTTTGAACTGTGCTCCTGGGAAGGAAATACAGCCACAGAGAGAGAGATCCAGAGTCAGGATGCAGTGTGTATGTGGATTAAGTTACTTTGAATACAAAATTGATGATAATCGAAAGCTTTCTACACATATTCCTTAAAAGATATTGAGTATATGCAACGTAAACCCTGTCCCAAGTCAGATATTCCACTCATTGCTTAAAATATGTGGAGAGCCAGCTTTGGTACTGGAGACATATCTATAGAAGCTAGTAAAAATGCACTGACCAAAATCCAACTACAATAATGATGACAATGATACAACCCTTTTACTTTTGCAAGATCATACACATGACTAATGAATAATTGCAGAGGATGTCAATAGTTACCCTTTTCATTTACAAAGATGTGGCCGTTAAAGAACTCAGCAAACTCTATAACGTCCTCTGGCTTTTTGAAGTCAACGTAAGCTCTGGAATAGGACATATGCTTCTGGCTGAAAATCGAtgtaaaagatttttaaaaaaagaaaaggctTAACATATATGCTACGCATTGTAAACGCACATCCATTCATATAACAAATCGCATCATAGACGGTCAGCCTTaacgagaaaaaaaaaaacttcaaataAAGGAATTCAAGAAAAAGGAGTGCTACCAATGAAAcaagcaacaagatggtgaacaattcaaatatattttaaagttattCTCCCAATAACAGGGCAAACCTCAACCAGGGTTACTTGGCTCCGGTAATAAGATATACACGCAACCATAACTTTAGTGTAAGAATGTAGAACAAAAGAGAAGTAACAAGGATGATTTCAAAGCCACTCTTCCTTCATATACATACTGCTACAACAGAGACGTCTGCAGTCGATGCATAAGCACAAAAAGACACTAAAAGAAAAGATATGCTGGACATTAAACTATCCCTTCAAGGATTTTGATATCAATCTGGCATTTCTTTGCATAAAACAAGATTCAATAATGGAACAAAATAATATCTAAATAAACATTAACAAAGGAATATTAAAGCAAAGAAACaatgaagaaaaaagaaactaAACATTATAAGCTGAAGGAGCGGAAATGCAGAATCGCAAACCTGATTTTTCCGGGACGAAAGGAGACCCAATTGTAGCGGCCAGCGAAGGTGCCGTCAATTTGGTCCAAAAGTGCGGCCTCAGAAATCGTAGGAGGCAAGTGCCGCAGCACCACCTTCGTCCGATCCAACGCACCCTTCATGCGACGACAACGACGAAAAACCCTAACAGAAAAACGGCTTCGAGTCCTGCAGTTACGACACTCGCGGAAACGGTCAAAGATGAAGGATGAAGAACGAGAATCTCTTTGGTATTACATCTTCTTCCGCTTGCGAGGATCAATCACAGAAAATTGTGTGCCCTAATTGCGCAGAAAAAGCCCCAAATTGCCATCTGCCCTAACCgaagctagtgagagtgtgtgttATGTCAAAAGGACTTAGCGAGCGGAAAGCATATACCGTTGCGACGTTGCGTTTTGCCGTTCCCTTCTCTTTTCTTATAAAACGTGTAATCTACGAATGTACGAGGCCACTCTTATATATATCAGTATCAGtataaatataaatagaatttaatttacACGTAACGCCACCTACTGTTTGTTACTTTGTTTACAAGTATGGAATaatgaaacaaaaatataaagataCAAAATCGTATTTCACATATgagttataaataaatattatatttaaaaatattaaattaatatattttatttttattttaataaaaaaatattaatatttttattttttattatttttgttattttttattattatatttattaatattatattttttttaaatttttttattaaaaaaataaaaataaattaaatttttataatttattttaatttatcactaaataaaatataaaaatatttatttttatatttttatttttttgtgtcttATTTTtactatcttattttatcttatttttagaaCTAAACACAATCttaaatatgtaataaaaataattattttttatattaattatatgaataactataagaaatatataattaaataattgtgtaaaatattatacatatttattatatcaaaattaaatttatattaataaatataaaataattttatatataactaATTGTACAATATTGcatcactaaaattaattatttttgacataaatcacataaataatcataaaataaaataaaattaaataattatataaaatatttttatacatcagtccattaaaattaaaatctgtaTACATATAGATATGGATAAATTTACAACCAAATAGATTGacttttttccttctctttttacAAAAGACGCACTAACTTTTAAATTACTTTATCAGTGTTTTTTTTCCAGTGTGATTTATGTTATTAAATAGTTAAATAAAGTATCTTTGGAAGGTATTTTGGAGAGAAAGGTAAAACTCagatataatatttcaaaaaataaatgagATAgaaaaagttaataattaaattattattatatagggTCAACTACGGACGGACCCAGGTAGTGAATTAGGGGGTAAATCCCcactcttatttttttaaaaatatatatatatacatatataatatgtctctattttaaattttaaatgacctcATTACAAATAAATTTAGTCTAATTATTTAAAGTCTCATCCACTTTATCTTTCTatcattttgactattagttaacATAATCAAATTTAGTCTTCTCTCATTCTCAAATCTCAGTCGTCATCACTCCTTTATTCTTTTAAATCTTCTTCTTAGTTTCAAccttctttttatatttattttctagtGGTCATCTATTCTTCATTAAAaggtaaatttttaagttttctatttttttaatataactcTTTATGACTCTAtatatctttcaatttcattgtttctctttttgatattttcaattacaaattataattcaagccattatagtttaggtattaatctaattttttattctctttataaatttatatattttattttattctcaatttagtaatctttattatttatttgtttatctttcgttctattttattatatgtaattatattgtatataaatttctaaagttaattgatcaatttactaatttagaatatatatttttatttatagaaataataataaaaaaatattttaaaaaatatcttttcttctattttattatatgtaatttttgacttttttttattcgaataattaatgtacatttttatttttttaatttagattaatatattttttaatagtaatgtatattatttttgcCCCCCAACATAAATTTTTTGGGTTCGTTACTGGTCAACCCTAATACCTTCCCTCGTTTCATATATCGGTTTTAgggtaaatattataaaattagacGATATTATGGATTATATGCAATACGTTTTTATTCATGTTGATAACTTGATATACATGCATCTCTAATGAAAATTTAAACTACCACAAAACATTTTaagaaaacatattaaaaaaatattgaaaaggaTAAGTAATGTAGAATAATCCACTTTTTCATCAATTCATATGATATGACACTAACAAATTGGTATAAATATTAAACTTAGCTCTTCTTATAAATTAATGTATGATATATAATTGCCAAGGAGTAATAGCTTAAGTGGCAttgtctccccatactcaattaagaggttgcgggttcgagtctcatatctttggttaaaaaaaaaaaaatgt harbors:
- the LOC112741070 gene encoding regulator of nonsense transcripts UPF3 isoform X4 yields the protein MKGALDRTKVVLRHLPPTISEAALLDQIDGTFAGRYNWVSFRPGKISQKHMSYSRAYVDFKKPEDVIEFAEFFNGHIFVNEKGAQFKVMVEYAPSQRVPRQWSKKDGRDGSIYKDSEYLEFLELLAKPVENLPSAEIQLEKREAERSGAAKDNPVITPLMDFVRQKRAAKGPRRSLSNGKVSRRAGTSSNGSSCSASSRRGSGKKRISTTMYVARDTGKGSIGKDKTIYTLVPRQGDQHHSSKTSTVASSDANQTLDENVAGNTGSGKKVLLLKGKEREIINGSDLDSLIEQNNVTSSAKTIVGSTPLKQNQRHEGSARIIRSILSNKEMRQSQSARPQSEQTIPTSDLQKERQPPRPVHVQLILKGSNGTPENRIGMHDSRNSSERLEKRVRHKDRPDRGVWTNRSIGGDDSLSLSASSQVDHLEGHAESKHVTAHVRGGDVKSIASGRGSHSSENGFGKHFGRRGPTHLKDVDGYSVANEGKHHRRTSGSHGSHEW
- the LOC112741070 gene encoding regulator of nonsense transcripts UPF3 isoform X3, which translates into the protein MKGALDRTKVVLRHLPPTISEAALLDQIDGTFAGRYNWVSFRPGKISQKHMSYSRAYVDFKKPEDVIEFAEFFNGHIFVNEKGAQFKVMVEYAPSQRVPRQWSKKDGRDGSIYKDSEYLEFLELLAKPVENLPSAEIQLEKREAERSGAAKDNPVITPLMDFVRQKRAAKGPRRSLSNGKVSRRAGTSSNGSSCSASSRRGSGKKRISTTMYVARDTGKGSIGKDKTIYTLVPRQGDQHHSSKTSTVASSDANQTLDENGVAGNTGSGKKVLLLKGKEREIINGSDLDSLIEQNNVTSSAKTIVGSTPLKQNQRHEGSARIIRSILSNKEMRQSQSARPQSEQTIPTSDLQKERQPPRPVHVQLILKGSNGTPENRIGMHDSRNSSERLEKRVRHKDRPDRGVWTNRSIGGDDSLSLSASSQVDHLEGHAESKHVTAHVRGGDVKSIASGRGSHSSENGFGKHFGRRGPTHLKDVDGYSVANEGKHHRRTSGSHGSHEW
- the LOC112741070 gene encoding regulator of nonsense transcripts UPF3 isoform X1 encodes the protein MKGALDRTKVVLRHLPPTISEAALLDQIDGTFAGRYNWVSFRPGKISQKHMSYSRAYVDFKKPEDVIEFAEFFNGHIFVNEKGAQFKVMVEYAPSQRVPRQWSKKDGRDGSIYKDSEYLEFLELLAKPVENLPSAEIQLEKREAERSGAAKDNPVITPLMDFVRQKRAAKGPRRSLSNGKVSRRAGTSSNGSSCSASSRRGSGKKRISTTMYVARDTGKGSIGKDKTIYTLVPRQGDQHHSSKTSTVASSDANQTLDENGVAGNTGSGKKVLLLKGKEREIINGSDLDSLIEQNNVTSSAKTIVGSTPLKQNQRHEGSARIIRSILSNKEMRQSQSARPQSEQTIPTSDLQKERQPPRPVHVQLILKGSNGTPENRIGMHDSRNSSERLEKRVRHKDRPDRGVWTNRSIGGDDSLSLSASSQVDHLEGHAESKHVTAHVRGGDVKSIASGRGSHSSENGFGKHFGRRGPTHLKDVDGYSVANEGKHHRRTSGSHGSHEKQVWVQKASSGT
- the LOC112741070 gene encoding regulator of nonsense transcripts UPF3 isoform X2, with translation MKGALDRTKVVLRHLPPTISEAALLDQIDGTFAGRYNWVSFRPGKISQKHMSYSRAYVDFKKPEDVIEFAEFFNGHIFVNEKGAQFKVMVEYAPSQRVPRQWSKKDGRDGSIYKDSEYLEFLELLAKPVENLPSAEIQLEKREAERSGAAKDNPVITPLMDFVRQKRAAKGPRRSLSNGKVSRRAGTSSNGSSCSASSRRGSGKKRISTTMYVARDTGKGSIGKDKTIYTLVPRQGDQHHSSKTSTVASSDANQTLDENVAGNTGSGKKVLLLKGKEREIINGSDLDSLIEQNNVTSSAKTIVGSTPLKQNQRHEGSARIIRSILSNKEMRQSQSARPQSEQTIPTSDLQKERQPPRPVHVQLILKGSNGTPENRIGMHDSRNSSERLEKRVRHKDRPDRGVWTNRSIGGDDSLSLSASSQVDHLEGHAESKHVTAHVRGGDVKSIASGRGSHSSENGFGKHFGRRGPTHLKDVDGYSVANEGKHHRRTSGSHGSHEKQVWVQKASSGT